A window of Syntrophobacterales bacterium contains these coding sequences:
- a CDS encoding YicC family protein has product MLKSMTGFAKVEIEGPEGRLYGEARSLNSRYLEISIKVSRMDFSYEQKLRELAKRIVKRGKVDILFKWERSQGQPAPFKINETIVKRYIDMAEALKREYRINGKLTLDTIFGLRDIITYEDANNIPEDTLFHTLDGLLEKLNEEKSKEGAVILKDFMLRLRNISALLDEVETQWPANVTSHEEKLREKIMEATKAASIDETRILQELAIYMDRLDISEEIVRLKGHLENFRDTVESEDAIGRKLDFIIQEMVREANTMGSKSNDLYINERVIKIKVEIEKMREQTQNVE; this is encoded by the coding sequence ATGCTGAAGAGTATGACTGGATTTGCAAAGGTGGAGATAGAGGGTCCGGAAGGGAGGCTTTACGGCGAAGCGAGGTCTTTGAACAGCCGCTATCTAGAGATTAGCATTAAAGTGTCGAGGATGGACTTTTCTTACGAGCAAAAATTGCGGGAACTGGCAAAGCGGATTGTGAAGCGGGGCAAAGTAGATATTTTGTTTAAATGGGAGCGGTCCCAGGGGCAGCCCGCGCCGTTTAAAATAAACGAAACGATAGTGAAACGGTATATAGACATGGCGGAGGCTCTCAAAAGAGAATATAGGATAAATGGTAAACTGACCTTGGATACCATATTTGGTCTCAGAGACATTATCACCTATGAAGATGCCAACAATATTCCTGAAGATACGCTTTTCCATACCTTGGACGGTCTTCTTGAGAAGCTGAATGAGGAGAAATCCAAAGAAGGTGCGGTGATACTGAAGGATTTTATGTTGAGGCTCAGGAATATATCGGCACTTCTTGACGAGGTAGAAACGCAATGGCCTGCCAACGTCACATCCCACGAAGAGAAGCTGAGGGAGAAAATTATGGAGGCGACGAAAGCAGCTTCAATTGATGAGACGCGGATACTGCAGGAACTGGCTATATACATGGATCGTCTTGACATATCCGAAGAGATCGTGAGATTGAAAGGCCATCTGGAAAACTTCCGGGATACTGTTGAATCTGAGGATGCCATCGGACGGAAGCTTGATTTCATCATCCAGGAAATGGTGAGGGAAGCAAATACAATGGGGAGCAAATCGAACGACCTCTATATAAACGAGCGGGTAATTAAGATAAAAGTAGAAATAGAGAAGATGAGGGAACAGACGCAGAATGTGGAATGA
- a CDS encoding DUF4416 family protein, whose translation MGNPHVPKSVKYFASLIFGSDISLREAEGELVSFIGKIEETTGLIPFVHSNYYDKELGERLSRVFLLFEPLLHRELLPDIKLKTNVIERMLSTGSKRTVNIDPGYIALEHVILATTKGYSHRIYLNKGIYGDLTLMYQNGTYKALEWTYPDYREAETIFIMNKWRDIYKRMLKC comes from the coding sequence ATGGGAAATCCACATGTACCGAAATCAGTCAAGTATTTTGCAAGCCTGATATTTGGAAGCGACATATCATTGCGTGAGGCAGAAGGTGAGCTGGTAAGTTTTATCGGAAAAATAGAAGAAACCACCGGACTCATCCCGTTTGTCCACAGCAACTATTATGATAAGGAATTAGGAGAAAGGCTTTCACGTGTATTCCTTCTTTTTGAGCCTCTGCTCCACCGGGAACTGCTCCCAGACATCAAACTGAAAACGAACGTTATAGAACGGATGCTTTCAACAGGCAGCAAGAGAACGGTAAATATTGATCCGGGCTATATCGCGCTCGAACATGTCATACTTGCCACCACAAAAGGATATTCCCATAGGATCTACCTTAACAAGGGTATATATGGGGACCTGACGCTTATGTACCAGAACGGTACGTACAAGGCCCTTGAATGGACCTACCCTGACTATCGCGAGGCGGAAACGATCTTTATCATGAATAAATGGAGAGACATCTACAAGAGGATGCTGAAATGCTGA
- a CDS encoding TlyA family RNA methyltransferase, with amino-acid sequence MVKERIDILLARKGLAPSREKARVLVMAGEVYVGKERVTKPDRKFPEDALIEIKVDPIPYVSYGGVKLEAALRAFGIDVSGKKTLDVGSSTGGFVDCLLKCGASMVYAIDVGTHQLHEKLRGDPRIFLRENYNARELNIRVIGERVDLATIDVSFISLRKILPAIVPLIKPDGCIMSLLKPQFEVGRFEVGKGGIVKDEEKINRVMGEIGEFGRTLGIKVVNTVEVPRDKEKKNKEYFILWEIHMYRNQSSILQA; translated from the coding sequence TTGGTTAAAGAGAGAATAGACATCCTGCTCGCCAGAAAAGGCCTTGCCCCTTCAAGAGAAAAGGCAAGAGTCCTTGTTATGGCGGGTGAGGTTTATGTTGGAAAAGAAAGGGTGACCAAACCGGACAGAAAATTTCCGGAGGATGCCCTCATTGAGATTAAAGTAGATCCGATCCCTTACGTGAGCTATGGGGGGGTAAAACTTGAGGCGGCCCTTCGCGCGTTCGGCATAGACGTTTCAGGAAAAAAGACACTTGACGTCGGTTCATCTACAGGGGGATTTGTCGATTGCCTCTTGAAATGCGGGGCGTCAATGGTGTATGCCATTGATGTGGGTACACACCAGCTTCACGAGAAACTGAGAGGGGACCCACGGATTTTCCTTCGGGAAAATTACAATGCACGAGAGTTGAATATACGTGTCATAGGAGAGCGGGTAGACTTGGCGACCATTGATGTCTCCTTCATCTCTTTGAGAAAGATACTCCCTGCGATTGTGCCCTTGATCAAGCCCGACGGATGTATTATGTCTCTTTTGAAGCCCCAATTTGAGGTTGGCCGTTTTGAAGTAGGCAAAGGCGGCATTGTAAAAGATGAGGAAAAGATTAACCGGGTTATGGGCGAGATTGGCGAGTTCGGCCGAACCTTAGGGATCAAAGTGGTGAACACGGTGGAAGTGCCGAGGGATAAAGAGAAAAAGAATAAGGAATACTTCATATTATGGGAAATCCACATGTACCGAAATCAGTCAAGTATTTTGCAAGCCTGA